A region of Corallincola holothuriorum DNA encodes the following proteins:
- a CDS encoding AraC family transcriptional regulator: MENISMKRIGQAVVATILLFTASLFSTLQAEEQPLGDKVESLKEQVVKLNRDLFILEEDLLFPATTQVTVYLSVDTGKFFKLDSVELKIDDDRVAGYLYTERQVNALHRGGIQRLYIGNLKAGKHEVTAFFTGFGPDGREYRRGATLAFDKGTDAKVLELQVRDETDTYQPDFKVVEWQ, from the coding sequence GGAAAATATCAGTATGAAAAGGATTGGTCAGGCGGTTGTCGCCACTATTTTATTGTTCACCGCTAGTCTCTTTAGCACTTTGCAGGCCGAAGAACAGCCGTTAGGCGACAAGGTTGAGTCGCTCAAAGAGCAGGTGGTCAAACTCAACCGTGACCTGTTTATTCTTGAAGAAGACCTGTTATTCCCTGCCACCACACAGGTCACTGTGTATTTGTCGGTGGATACTGGCAAATTCTTCAAATTAGACTCTGTTGAGCTGAAGATCGACGATGACCGCGTGGCCGGTTACCTCTATACCGAACGTCAGGTTAATGCGCTTCATCGAGGTGGGATCCAGAGGCTTTACATTGGCAACCTGAAAGCCGGCAAACATGAAGTGACTGCGTTCTTTACTGGCTTTGGTCCCGATGGCCGCGAGTATCGCCGTGGTGCCACGTTGGCTTTTGACAAAGGAACTGACGCCAAAGTGTTGGAGCTACAGGTTCGCGATGAAACTGATACCTATCAGCCTGATTTCAAGGTAGTGGAATGGCAGTAA